A single region of the Vicia villosa cultivar HV-30 ecotype Madison, WI unplaced genomic scaffold, Vvil1.0 ctg.001801F_1_1, whole genome shotgun sequence genome encodes:
- the LOC131636666 gene encoding probable chlorophyll(ide) b reductase NYC1, chloroplastic codes for MATTIVKLHVFPECNLNQHKLRKGFGSNSSSGVFGFGHNFDGLSLKKCRAFKGEDGGDRKFRNLKKNEVKVERKNGFWSSFRNVLLGKSMRSYKLDDDEYRQAVVRVDEVLSKIAIQIGRYIVTMMSTGVILAIGFQMSGGDSQMDALIWYSWLGGVIIGTMIGANWVLDDYCREGPRNVVITGSTRGLGKALAREFLLSGDRVIVTSRSPESVQATVKELEENLKEGIANAVGSSLTKLSQAKVVGIACDVCETNDVQRLANFALNEFGYIDIWINNAGTNKGFRPLLQFSDEDIKQIVSTNLVGSILCTREAMRIMRNQAKPGHIFNMDGAGSGGSSTPLTAVYGSTKCGLRQFHGSLLKECKRSKVGVHTASPGMVLTELLLSGSTVQNKQMFNIICELPETVARTLVPRMRVVKGTGKAISYLTPPRILLALVTAWLRRGRWFDDEGKALYAAEADRLRNWAENRARFSFTDAMEMYTENTWLSVFSLSVVCAFIILSSTASNLPGT; via the exons ATGGCTACAACAATTGTGAAGCTTCATGTTTTTCCAGAGTGTAATCTGAACCAGCACAAGCTTAGGAAGGGATTTGGTAGTAATTCTTCATCTGGGGTGTTTGGTTTTGGCCATAATTTTGATGGGTTGTCTTTGAAAAAGTGTAGGGCTTTCAAGGGTGAAGATGGTGGTGACAGAAAGTTtagaaatttgaagaaaaatgaagtgaaagttgaaaggaaaaatgggTTTTGGAGTTCTTTCAGGAATGTTTTGTTGGGGAAGTCCATGAGGAGTTATAAGTTGGATGATGATGAGTATCGTCAAGCTGTTGTTAGGGTTGATGAGGTTCTATCTAAG ATTGCTATTCAAATTGGAAGATATATTGTGACCATGATGAGCACTGGTGTCATCCTTGCAATTGGATTTCAGATGTCAG GTGGAGATAGTCAGATGGATGCACTGATATGGTATAGTTGGCTTGGAGGAGTTATCATTGGGACAATGATAGGTGCTAATTGGGTGTTGGATGATTATTGTCGCGAAGGTCCGCGGAATGTTGTCATTACTGGAAG TACACGGGGATTAGGTAAAGCCTTGGCGCGGGAGTTTCTTCTTTCGGGAGATCGTGTAATAGTTACATCTCGAAG CCCTGAGTCGGTGCAAGCAACTGTCAAAGAGCTTGAGGAAAACCTAAAGGAAGGCATTGCCAATGCAGTTGGCTCATCTTTGACTAAGCTTTCTCAGGCAAAAGTAGTAGGcattgcttgtgatgtttgcgaGACTAACGATGTTCAAAGATTGGCAAACTTTGCACTTAATGAGTTCGGATATATTGACATTTGG ATAAACAATGCTGGAACCAATAAAGGTTTTAGACCCCTGCTTCAATTTAGTGATGAAGATATTAAACAG ATTGTCTCAACAAATTTGGTCGGTTCTATCCTTTGTACCCGAGAAGCCATGCGTATTATGAGAAACCAAGCAAAGCCAGGCCACATATTTAATATGGACGGTGCAGGTTCCGGAGGTTCTAGCACACCTCTAACAGCTGT CTATGGTTCGACAAAGTGTGGTCTAAGGCAATTTCATGGATCACTATTGAAAGAGTGCAAGCGATCGAAAGTAGGTGTCCATACAGCGTCTCCAGGCATGGTTCTCACAGAACTTCTTTTAAG TGGTTCAACTGTTCAAAACAAGCAAATGTTTAACATTATATGCGAGCTTCCTGAAACCGTTGCTAGAACGCTAGTTCCGCGGATGCGAGTTGTTAAGGGAACAGGCAAGGCCATCAGTTACTTGACTCCTCCAAGAATCTTACTTGCCTTGGTCACTGCTTGGTTACGGCGAGGCCGCTGGTTTGATGATGAG GGAAAAGCATTATACGCAGCCGAAGCAGACCGACTTAGAAACTGGGCCGAGAATCGCGCACGGTTCTCCTTCACCGACGCAATGGAAATGTACACAGAAAACACTTGGTTATCAGTCTTCTCACTCTCAGTTGTCTGTGCCTTCATAATTCTTTCTAGCACTGCCAGCAATTTACCAGGAACATAA
- the LOC131636675 gene encoding protein FAR1-RELATED SEQUENCE 5-like, whose product MKNTDHYDSYDYRCRDSGTSDSESDNGRDDSNSVSSAYQGSSDGDGDGDGDSHGEKFVEFDAVVGDRTVKINALTADEIRAMEFGTVDEANVFYFKYAKCKGFAIRKSDVRTRSTEDGQTIIMRQFVCNKHGLRDTKHLRRLDRKREHRPTTRTNCPARLRVHYNPQKDIYVVTCFEEAHNHELTPSRFVHLHPIYREITAADRAQIDGLQSNGIRTCHIMGYMVAQKGGHDRVGFTKKDLYNYFDSKMRANIKDGDVAAAINYLTVKSSTDPMLYGKYAVDMDGRMKSLFWADGSSRSDYFCFGDVIAFDTTYKKNKYNYPLVIFSGCNHHSQTVIFGAALVSDETTETYKWLLECFLECMENRYPAAVVTNGDGAMRESIKQVFPDATHRLCAWHLNKNASENVKNSAFLKDFQKAMYSNFTKDQFEEFWSKIIKENGLEGNPWVAKTYENRSLWATAYLREKFFGRIRTTSQCEAVNAVIKSYVRKKGCIFEFMHNFDQAMRSYRNNELIADYKSKFSEPVMTTQLRALESHAANVYTMEIFKEVRDEIVKAGSLIVKEKLIRNGFKTYRFTKYCCDNYDVEVVYDGETLQCECRLWDSHGIPCSHMFGVMKEEHVSLIPTGLILSRWTKDAKIQYLNMNCNGSDDSKMIELARFGAYCSAFTAFCNEASKREGVYGEIMGDILKLHKKYCSTDDPILASNSVVGDPNIVNSKGAPKKRKNDIKSIRRCSKCNSRTHNARSCSVAENAPSEQNVGMTSRPVTDSFSQVVKNKNGKRGRIGGSSVQNKCTEPPNSRGANVTATSRAEVGSTSIPMPAMYGLQPVLPAVQPMLHPMHVQPLIPLYPTTVAENSGSCFGRPQRLMNNGGT is encoded by the exons ATGAAAAACACCGACCATTATGATTCGTACGACTATCGATGCCGTGACAGTGGTACATCTGATTCTGAATCCGACAATGGTCGGGATGACAGTAATTCGGTGTCCAGTGCGTACCAAGGTTCAAGTGATGGTGATGGCGATGGCGATGGTGATAGTCACGGTGAAAAATTTGTTGAATTTGATGCAGTTGTAGGTGATAGAACAGTGAAAATTAATGCCCTTACTGCTGATGAAATTCGTGCTATGGAATTCGGTACAGTTGATGAAGCTAATGTGTTTTATTTCAAGTATGCTAAATGTAAAGGGTTTGCCATTAGGAAAAGTGATGTTAGGACAAGATCGACTGAGGATGGACAAACAATTATAATGAGGCAGTTTGTATGCAATAAACACGGTCTAAGAGATACAAAACACTTAAGGAGGCTTGATAGAAAAAGAGAACACAGACCTACGACCCGCACTAATTGTCCCGCTAGGCTTCGTGTGCATTACAACCCCCAGAAGGATATTTATGTAGTGACATGTTTTGAAGAGGCTCACAACCATGAATTAACACCATCTAGGTTTGTCCACTTACACCCCATTTATCGTGAGATTACTGCAGCAGATAGAGCTCAAATTGACGGTCTACAGTCAAATGGAATTAGAACTTGTCATATAATGGGGTACATGGTTGCTCAGAAGGGTGGACACGATCGTGTTGGGTTTACAAAGAAGGATCTGTACAATTATTTTGATAGTAAAATGCGTGCTAATATTAAAGATGGTGACGTTGCCGCTGCTATAAATTATCTAACTGTGAAGTCATCTACTGATCCCATGTTATATGGTAAATATGCCGTAGACATGGATGGACGAATGAAGTCTCTTTTTTGGGCTGATGGAAGCAGTAGATCTGACTATTTTTGTTTTGGCGATGTGATTGCGTTCGACACGACTTACAAGAAGAACAAATACAACTACCCATTGGTTATATTTTCAGGGTGTAACCACCACTCTCAGACAGTTATTTTTGGTGCTGCGTTGGTGTCAGATGAAACGACAGAGACGTATAAGTGGTTGTTGGAGTGTTTTTTAGAGTGCATGGAAAATAGATACCCAGCAGCAGTTGTAACAAACGGAGATGGGGCGATGAGGGAATCTATAAAACAGGTGTTTCCGGATGCGACACATCGTTTATGCGCTTGGCATTTGAACAAGAATGCGTCTGAGAATGTAAAGAACTCGgcatttttgaaagattttcaaaAAGCCATGTACTCTAATTTTACAAAGGAtcaatttgaagagttttggtcaaaaataattaaagaaaacggACTTGAAGGAAATCCTTGGGTTGCAAAAACGTACGAGAACAGGTCACTATGGGCAACTGCATATCTACGTGAGAAGTTTTTTGGACGTATAAGAACTACGTCTCAATGTGAAGCCGTCAATGCAGTCATCAAGAGTTATGTCAGGAAGAAAggctgcatttttgaatttatgcacAATTTTGATCAGGCTATGAGATCTTATAGAAACAATGAACTGATTGCCGATTATAAATCAAAGTTTTCAGAACCTGTGATGACTACTCAACTGCGTGCCCTTGAGAGCCATGCTGCGAATGTTTATACTATGGAGATTTTCAAGGAAGTCagagatgaaatagtgaaggctgGATCATTGATTGTTAAGGAAAAGTTAATTCGCAACGGATTTAAGACTTATCGATTTACAAAATATTGTTGTGATAACTATGACGTAGAGGTTGTGTATGATGGTGAAACACTTCAATGTGAGTGTAGGTTATGGGATTCTCATGGGATTCCATGTTCTCATATGTTTGGTGTCATGAAGGAAGAACATGTTAGTCTCATTCCCACCGGTTTGATTTTGTCGAGATGGACGAAGGATGCAAAAATTCAGtacttgaacatgaattgtaatgGTTCTGATGATTCTAAAATGATTGAGCTAGCTCGGTTTGGTGCATATTGTTCTGCATTTACTGCCTTTTGCAATGAAGCTTCAAAAAGGGAAGGTGTTTATGGGGAAATAATGGGTGACATTCTGAAGTTACACAAAAAGTATTGCAGTACGGACGATCCTATTTTGGCATCGAACTCAGTTGTAGGTGATCCAAATATTGTGAATAGCAAAGGTGctccaaagaaaagaaagaatgacATAAAATCTATTAGGCGATGTTCTAAATGCAACAGTAGAACTCATAATGCAAGGAGTTGTTCG GTTGCGGAAAACGCGCCATCTGAACAAAATGTTGGTATGACGTCGCGGCCAGTAACTGATTCATTCAGCCAGGTTGTGAag AACAAGAATGGAAAAAGAGGTCGCATTGGTGGAAGTAGTGTGCAAAATAAATGTACAGAACCACCGAACTCTCGTGGCGCGAATGTGACAGCGACTTCTCGTGCGGAAGTTGGAAGCACAAGCATACCCATGCCTGCAATGTATGGATTGCAACCCGTGTTGCCAGCGGTACAACCGATGTTGCATCCAATGCATGTACAACCGTTAATCCCACTATATCCAACGACAGTTGCGGAAAATTCGGGTTCGTGTTTCGGTAGGCCACAACGACTGATGAACAATGGTGGTACTTGA